From the genome of Leptospira kanakyensis, one region includes:
- the vapB gene encoding type II toxin-antitoxin system antitoxin VapB, translating to MAHASKVFISGNSQAVRIPKEYQISEKELYIQKVGNTLFLFPKNEPWKAFEESLNEFSDDFMSDGRSQPENQIREEF from the coding sequence ATGGCACATGCATCAAAAGTCTTTATTAGTGGAAATAGCCAGGCAGTTCGAATTCCAAAGGAATATCAAATTTCAGAAAAAGAACTATATATACAAAAAGTTGGAAATACACTTTTCCTTTTTCCTAAAAATGAGCCTTGGAAAGCTTTTGAAGAAAGCCTTAATGAATTCTCTGATGACTTTATGTCAGACGGTAGATCTCAACCTGAAAATCAAATTAGAGAAGAGTTTTAA
- the vapC gene encoding type II toxin-antitoxin system tRNA(fMet)-specific endonuclease VapC: MYLIDTNICIYSIKNKPESVVQKIKSIEPYQIKISSITVAELEYGAAKSIDYAKNKNTLIKFFSAFDIIPFTDSDAEIYGHIRATLEKNGKIIGPYDLQIAAQAISKNLILVSNNTKEFIRVPNLKLENWI; the protein is encoded by the coding sequence ATGTATCTTATTGATACGAACATTTGCATTTACTCTATTAAAAATAAGCCTGAGTCAGTTGTTCAAAAAATAAAATCTATTGAGCCTTATCAGATTAAAATTTCATCCATTACTGTTGCCGAATTGGAATACGGTGCCGCTAAAAGTATTGATTATGCAAAAAACAAAAATACACTTATTAAATTCTTTTCTGCATTTGATATCATACCTTTTACAGACTCAGATGCTGAAATATACGGACACATAAGAGCCACGTTAGAAAAAAATGGGAAAATAATTGGACCATACGATCTTCAAATTGCCGCCCAAGCAATTTCAAAGAATCTAATTTTAGTATCAAATAATACAAAAGAGTTTATCAGAGTTCCAAATTTAAAATTAGAAAACTGGATTTAA